Part of the Metarhizium brunneum chromosome 6, complete sequence genome is shown below.
AGGTAGGGACGTGGAGGATGCTGGCTGCGCCTGAGAATAAAAGTGATGCTTGCCAAGGCAGATCGATATCTGGCGTATGTAGATGCCCCGTGGTGGGTTTCGATGGTGGTTCCTGGTGGCAGGCAATAATGGCCCTAGTAGAGGTCGGTAATAGTGCCAATGCTGGCCGAGGGCTTTCACTCAAGTCTGATTCTTagacggtgatgatgccagGAGCCAGAACGAGTACTCGGAGGCAGATCTCTTGCCGGGGACGGGGTCCAAGGACGTTTGCTGCTCACGACGATAGGTAAAGTCGAGGGGCCAAGACGGCTTCTGgacccttcaatgttcatgttTGCGGAGCGTGACACTAATATAGCAgtaggtacatacatgtattgATTGCTGACTCTGCCGAGCGCCCAATTCTAACGGAGCGTACATAGTAGCTTGCACAACAAATGGCACCGCCCGAACCAGAAAATTGACCTCCAGACTacccctccccctccatGATGTCTCCCCGCCTCAGTAGACCCGACGTCATTTTTAACTCAAACTACCAGACAGCTGGTTCTGCACAGCCACAAGTGCCACAcccaccacatgcagccacttgcagaccagactcttgtGCCTGGccccagccaacattgacctCAAGTGAAAATACAGTGATTCAGCCCCTAATAGCGGCCGAGTTCCAGGGGACTGTAGTGTCTGGTcaatcttcaatgttgagtctggtcaataTTTAGTACCCAAACTCTGCGAGTATGCACTTTCGTTTGCACTGAATATCACTTTGATACAAGTCCTATGTTTTCTTGGCTTGCTACTGGCCATTACTTCTCGTTAGTTACTACTGCGTTGTTGCATGTGGTCAATTGGGCGCTCAGGAGGCCTTGATACGATGTCAGACAAGTTGTGATGAAGCTGGGCTTGCTCAACCTCAGCAGCGTTGATGCAGGGTAGTCCTGCCTAAGAGACTGGTTTATATAGCACTTTTGTCTATGCAACTTAATTCCACCTCTCACACCGGATGACGCTGGGATCTAAGTCGACCTCACAGCGAAACCACTTGTCCCCAGCCAATCCCGTCGTCAATCTCGCCCTGGATTCCCAAGATGCTTTGTATCTGTCTGCCATGTAGGCACCCCTCATCCATGCAAGGCCGCTTTGCTGATCTCTCAGAACCATGGCCCGACATTTCTCGCCTCGGTCAAGTTCCCAATTCCCCCGATATCCACTGGAACCCGACCGAGAGCAAAACGAGGGCGCTGTATGTTATTGGCATAAAAACCAGGACGTACTCGGCCAGCGTGACCATCGGAGGCATCCACACCAATGCAGCAACGATGAGGGCCTGGCGCGAAAACCCTCTTCGAATCGTGAGCGCCCAGTGGATCATGCAAAAGATGACGAGGGAGAGCACACAGAGAACGACAGCCGTGTTTCTCGACAGAAGAGACTGGGAGTTGTGTCTTGACTGGCCAAAAGTCTATGCACACATCGCGTAGATTAGTCCCTGTGCCTGACGTCGGTACCGTGTGTTGCTTACTTTAATTGTGAGGGACATGGCCTTGCTGGGTCGCTCCGCGGCCGTAGAAAGAAAGAGGTTCGCCGTGACGAAGGACGAGACCAGGCTCGCGCCTGCAAGAAGGGGGACTGTCCACATTGAAGCTTCTTGTGTCATTTTTGTAGCCTGAAAAGAGAATTCTTGCTCTGAAGAGGATGGGGCTGGAGATTGTATCATGGAGACCACGGGGATGGTTATATGTGAAATGGGATGGTGTTGTTGCTCCAGACGTCCTTTCACGCCTGATGACGACATTGGGCAGTGAAACAAAGACAAGCAGGTGACACACTTTCTTTCATTGTTCCATGTCTCCTTAGACATGTCGGAgcttatttcttttcctaCCATTATTCACGTAAATGCTATTTTTATACCTGagaataaaaagtattatgACTTTTCATATTTTATAGTTGTAAATCTAAACGCGTGTACTCTCTTTGTAAATAAGGCACCCGCCTTCACTTGACACTCGACTGGCTTCATTATTCAAtgtttctttctcttctggGGATAATGCAGCCCAGGCCACGCCTTGTGTGACGAGGGCCCATATGGGGGGCTTGGGGCAAAACGCTTGGattcaataataatatcGTAGCGTctcaaaggtccttggttttctaaAAGAATGAAAGAAACGCTCGTGCCCAGGGCCCTTACCCAGGCACGTCTTCTAgttgtgtaaccaacaagtcCCCGATCAGGGCCTCTTTGTTGGGCTTTCTCCGTGTAACACCTTGTCCAAGGCGATGCCCGGAACATGGCTTGTGAAAGAAAGCACTGAGCACCCAGGCGGGGTAGACCGTTGAAACGTCAGAGTCTCATGTTCAGTTATTGAATAGCCCTCGTTTCGGTCCTTCGGAAAACAATGACGGAGGCAGACCACGCTGATTGATGCATGACCTTGCTATTATCCAACAGGCCGATAAGAGCTTCCGCAAGATTGTCATATAGTGGGACTGTCACGAGTATTCAACGGCACCGACTTGACTTTCCGCTTGTATATCAGCTTAAGAACCAACGTGTTTGTTGGCATTAGGGTCTTATAAACCACCACCTAGGCCAGCGTGTTtaacgcatcgcgatgcgcTCCGTATGTACACTCTGGTGTTACTAGTGGTCTTGCATGACCATGTAGGCCTaaaatacatgtacattTCCTATAGTTGGAAATGCTCCGTGCGGCGGCATAACAAAAGAGtcatggacaagatcaagccCCTACTACTCTCTGTAACATAACCCTTGCCCGCTCTACGCCCCCTTTCTCAGAAACAGCCTCGCCAAGCCAGCGATAATCTCCAGCTGGCTCATCCTATCCCCCTCGCTATGCTTGAGCTtctccgccgcggcgccaaAGGTGTTCCACACCTCGATGTACTTGTTGTCCGTGTTGCGGCTGGTGCCAATCGACGCCAAGGCGTACTCCATCTGCCGCCGCTCGCAGATCCTGACCAGGTCGTCCCTGCCTATCGTGACCGTCTCGTCGAGCGGCCCCGTCTCGCCCGTGTACAGCACGCCGAGGCGGACGCACTCGACAAccagggcggccaggccgGCAGCGAGCGCCGTGGCCACGGAGCTGCCGGAATGGGGGGCGAACCTGCCAAACTGCTTGTCCGGGACGTCCTCGTACGCGCTGTCAACGACGACCTCGTGCCcggggaagaggaagctcAGCTcgtggccgtcgccgacattgTCCAGCGCGCTGCCCGTGGCCctggcggcgccgatgcGGAAGCTGTTGGGGTTGCTGCCGTGCGGGTACGTCAGGTCGGCCGACTTGCCCTGGTCGCTGGCGGCGCAAAACATGAGCGCGCCCTTGGTGTTGAGCGCGTTgtggacggcgtcgtcaaaggcctttttgcgTCCCGCCTCGGTGGGCGGCTTGACGGTCCACGACGCGGATATGATCTGGGCGCCCTGCTCGACGGCGTACTCGATGGCCTGCACGGCCGAGTCGGTGTTGATTTGCAGCTTGGCCGAGGCCTCGCCCGCAAACGTCGACAGCTTGATGACGTGGATGACGGCGCTGGGGCAGATGCGGTGGATGAGCCGCGCCATGAGGGTTCCGTGGCCCGACGACGAGTCCCAAAAGGGCGACACGCGCCACGACGACCCTTCCCGGTAGTGGTGGAAGCTCTTCCCGGGGAACTTCATGCCCTTGAGGTCCGGGTGCGtgatgtcggcgccgtcgtcgatgaGGGCCACCTTGACCGGGGCGAGGGCCGGATCGGCACTCTTGTCGTTGAGCGCGCGGATTTGCCTGAAGTGGGAGGCAAACTCCTCCATGCACTGCATCCACTTGTGCGGATCGACTGGTCGTTGTCGCCGGGGCTGGAGGTCCGATGGCTGGGTGAGAGATGGCAGAGGGCCGCCCGCGCCGAGCAGCTGTATATACACTTTTGGCTTGGCTTCCGTGGGCCACGACTCGCCGAGTCGCCTTTCGAATGCATCGAGGTTCTCACGGACTCTGGTTTCCGGCTCTAGACCCTGTGTACAAGTCGAATTAGCCGAGGTGTGTGGGATTCATTACCGGCACATGGTCAGTTACCTCGACTTGAACAATATATATCGTCTCCAATGTCGGTATCAGTGCCAGGCCCTCCTTCTCCGACCATGCCCGTAGCACGGTATTCCTCCCGCTCCAGTAGAGATGGACTTCCCTCAGGCACTGCCCAATGCGAGCCAGGGATACCGGGTCCAAGTCGGCCCTCCGCCAGTCCAGCATCTCAACATTCTACACCGTGTAAGCCCGGGACCGGCATCTTCACGTGGGCCTGTAAAGGGGGAGACTCACAAAAGGCTTCAGCGACTTCTCAATAGCCTGGTCACTGTGTGACGGGGTTTTGAGATCCTCCACAATGACCTGCCTGCGGCTTAGTATGCTGCACATGTTGTAGCGAGGTTGGGCGGACAGTACCTTGATGATGCGCTCGACGCCCTTTTGCGCCAGCCactcaaagaagaagaccatGTCCTGCAGGCGTCAGAAACCAGAATACAAGCGTTGAGCGGCATCGTTGACACGGTACTCACGGTCCGGCCTTGGCGGAGCACATGCCGACTATCCTCTCCCTTGTCCAGCGTACTCTGCGGAAATGCAACGTACTGCAGTGCACTGTCAAACTGGAGGTGCCCAAAGTGCTTTCTAAAGTCCGTCTTGGTGAGTTTCTTGGGCGGCCCAAAGTCAAACCACAATTCCTTGTCTATCGGCAACGGTGCTTAGAACAATCTTCCTCAAGCAATCCTGCTACGGGGGGGACAATGGCAAACCTTGTTCGTcctggacatggagacaGCGCGACGCACGCTCCGGCATTTGCGTACGCAGATAAAAAAGCTTGAGCAGCTGGGCAATCTGCCCGGCGGCCTGGTCCCGCTCCTCGTCCCTTTGCAGCGCGGCGTCGATTCCGTTCAACGGCGCATCGAGCGGCGACTCGTCCACCCCGGCAGCAGGCGGACATGGATGTTGCGTATTCAGAGACAAGCTCGGCGGTTTGCCGTCTGGAGGCGCCGCCGCGACCGGCATGGAGACTCGTCGCCTGAGGCCGGGGAGAGGCTCGGCCCTGTCTCTCGGGAGCGGCGGCCCCATGACCGTCTTGTCCGGCCTTtcgggcgccgccgccgcgcggAGATCCGGCCTCGGGTTCGCGGCCGCCGACCTGCCGCCGTCCCTCACCTCCTTGCGCCCCCTGGCCGGGTTCTTCCTGGTCTCGGCCCGCCTCCGCGTGTACTCGTGGTACTGGTACACCGACATGGCGCGGCCAGAGTAGGCGGCCACCTCGACGTCGAGCGCGCCCGGCCCCCGGCgcagcagctcgtcgacgatgccgaccTGCACGCGGCAGCACCTCTCGTACTCGACGGCCACGTGGAGGGGGGTGCGGCCCttgacgtcgacggcgcTGAACATGCTCCGCGGCACGAAGCCGCACATGATCTTGACAATCTCCCCGCGCAGCGCCTCGCCGCTCATCGGGCACACCAGCGCCGTGTGCAAGCAGGTGCTGCCGCGGTCGTTGTCGAGGTCCTCGCACTCGCTGGCCAGCGCGGCGCCAAACTGCTGCCGCGTCTCGTCCTTCTGGTTCTTGCACGCCGCGTAGCTGAACCAGACGTTGCCCGCGGCGAGCGCCGTCGTCAGAGGCGTGCGCCGCGACCTGTCCATGGCGCCCATCAGGTGCGGCAGCTTGTTCATGGCCCGCGACATGAGCCACTGCAGGCTCACGAAGGGCTTGCGGTTGTAGTCGTACGAGGCCAGGTGGTGCAGGAAGTTGCGGCCGTCGTGCGTCGTCCTGGACCACTGCGGCGTGCGGTCGAGCACAAAGCGCGTGCGTTGTTCTCTTTCCTCGTCCCCGTCTTGGAACTTGGTCTGCGAGAGCCTCCTCGCGTCCTCCACGTCGTTTTCAAACTGTAGCCGCACCTGGTCCTCGTCGGTGGCGCCCTCGGACAATAGGTGAAACTCATCCTCATTGTCCAGCATcaggtcctcgtcgtcgagcgtCATGGTGACGGCGAGACAATGGCCGAGGGAGAAGGCTCTGCGACGGTAATGTCTGTACGATGGCGCAGTCTATGACGGGATATGTCTGCCCACGGAGACGTATGCACCGAGATTTCCGTAGTATGTAATGG
Proteins encoded:
- the isp gene encoding Major intracellular serine protease produces the protein MTLDDEDLMLDNEDEFHLLSEGATDEDQVRLQFENDVEDARRLSQTKFQDGDEEREQRTRFVLDRTPQWSRTTHDGRNFLHHLASYDYNRKPFVSLQWLMSRAMNKLPHLMGAMDRSRRTPLTTALAAGNVWFSYAACKNQKDETRQQFGAALASECEDLDNDRGSTCLHTALVCPMSGEALRGEIVKIMCGFVPRSMFSAVDVKGRTPLHVAVEYERCCRVQVGIVDELLRRGPGALDVEVAAYSGRAMSVYQYHEYTRRRAETRKNPARGRKEVRDGGRSAAANPRPDLRAAAAPERPDKTVMGPPLPRDRAEPLPGLRRRVSMPVAAAPPDGKPPSLSLNTQHPCPPAAGVDESPLDAPLNGIDAALQRDEERDQAAGQIAQLLKLFYLRTQMPERASRCLHVQDEQDKELWFDFGPPKKLTKTDFRKHFGHLQFDSALQYVAFPQSTLDKGEDSRHVLRQGRTDMVFFFEWLAQKGVERIIKVLSAQPRYNMCSILSRRQVIVEDLKTPSHSDQAIEKSLKPFNVEMLDWRRADLDPVSLARIGQCLREVHLYWSGRNTVLRAWSEKEGLALIPTLETIYIVQVEGLEPETRVRENLDAFERRLGESWPTEAKPKVYIQLLGAGGPLPSLTQPSDLQPRRQRPVDPHKWMQCMEEFASHFRQIRALNDKSADPALAPVKVALIDDGADITHPDLKGMKFPGKSFHHYREGSSWRVSPFWDSSSGHGTLMARLIHRICPSAVIHVIKLSTFAGEASAKLQINTDSAVQAIEYAVEQGAQIISASWTVKPPTEAGRKKAFDDAVHNALNTKGALMFCAASDQGKSADLTYPHGSNPNSFRIGAARATGSALDNVGDGHELSFLFPGHEVVVDSAYEDVPDKQFGRFAPHSGSSVATALAAGLAALVVECVRLGVLYTGETGPLDETVTIGRDDLVRICERRQMEYALASIGTSRNTDNKYIEVWNTFGAAAEKLKHSEGDRMSQLEIIAGLARLFLRKGA